One stretch of Variovorax sp. TBS-050B DNA includes these proteins:
- a CDS encoding cation:proton antiporter → MQHEAGLLTVTVMGVVIGNMELVERESLQHFKESLTVVLLSVLFIVIPSQLQPSQLGLVDWRMAAFVLAVMLLVRPLAIGLATVGAPMRRQDRLLLAWIAPRGIVAVATAGLFGPALVQAGHADAEKLLPTTFLIVMATVLCHGLSLGRIARRLGLAAGRETGLLIVGASPWTCALARMLQRLQIEVLVVDRQYEALKRARMQGIEVFYGEFLSEQTEESLEVQHLSYLLCATENDSYNALVCKAQGRRMGHHRTFQLAAGRGSGQAAGALSLQQRGYLAFHEGVTYAALEARLEAGWTIQATNLTRAYGWAELTERMGKPGEDWWLIGGVSPGGAFRIYSSEQPFKADAGWTVICFAPQERQAAADHPSAARGD, encoded by the coding sequence GTGCAGCACGAGGCGGGGCTGCTCACGGTGACCGTGATGGGCGTGGTGATCGGCAACATGGAGCTGGTCGAGCGCGAATCGCTTCAGCACTTCAAGGAAAGCCTGACGGTGGTGCTGCTGTCGGTGCTGTTCATCGTGATCCCGAGCCAGCTCCAGCCGAGCCAGCTCGGGCTGGTCGACTGGCGCATGGCGGCTTTCGTGCTGGCGGTGATGCTGCTGGTGCGCCCGCTCGCGATCGGCCTGGCCACCGTGGGCGCGCCGATGCGCAGGCAGGACCGGCTGCTGCTCGCCTGGATCGCGCCGCGCGGCATCGTGGCCGTGGCCACCGCGGGCCTCTTCGGCCCGGCGCTGGTGCAGGCCGGCCATGCGGACGCGGAAAAGCTGCTGCCGACCACCTTCCTGATCGTGATGGCGACCGTGCTGTGCCACGGCCTGAGCCTGGGCCGCATCGCGCGCCGGCTCGGGCTGGCGGCGGGCCGCGAGACGGGGCTGCTGATCGTGGGCGCCTCGCCCTGGACCTGTGCGCTCGCGCGGATGCTGCAGCGCCTGCAGATCGAGGTGCTGGTGGTCGACCGCCAGTACGAAGCGCTGAAGCGGGCCCGCATGCAGGGCATCGAGGTGTTCTACGGCGAGTTCCTGTCGGAGCAGACCGAGGAATCGCTCGAGGTGCAGCACCTGAGCTACCTGCTCTGCGCGACCGAGAACGACTCGTACAACGCGCTGGTCTGCAAGGCGCAGGGGCGCCGCATGGGCCACCACCGCACCTTCCAGCTCGCGGCCGGGCGCGGCTCCGGCCAGGCCGCCGGGGCGCTCTCGCTGCAGCAGCGCGGCTACCTGGCCTTCCACGAAGGCGTGACCTACGCGGCACTCGAGGCGCGGCTGGAGGCCGGCTGGACGATCCAGGCCACGAACCTCACCAGGGCCTACGGCTGGGCCGAGCTGACCGAACGCATGGGCAAGCCGGGCGAGGACTGGTGGCTGATCGGCGGCGTCTCGCCCGGCGGCGCCTTCCGCATCTATTCGAGCGAACAGCCCTTCAAGGCGGATGCGGGCTGGACGGTGATCTGCTTCGCGCCGCAGGAGCGCCAGGCTGCAGCCGATCATCCTTCGGCGGCGCGCGGCGACTAG
- the pqqA gene encoding pyrroloquinoline quinone precursor peptide PqqA, translating into MKWETPTAVDFRFGFEITMYVSAR; encoded by the coding sequence ATGAAATGGGAAACCCCGACGGCCGTCGATTTCCGCTTCGGCTTCGAAATCACGATGTACGTCAGCGCCCGGTAA
- the pqqB gene encoding pyrroloquinoline quinone biosynthesis protein PqqB yields the protein MRITVLGSAAGGGFPQWNCNCPNCAGVRAGRIRAKPRTQSSIFVRPDDGVDGVLFNASPDILEQIRASPVLQPARALRDTAIAGVVLIDGQVDHATGLFMLRERGSLLPLWCTDPVAEDLSRGNPVLGVLSHYCGVARHAVPLDGGSFEVPGVPDLEFRALALTGKAAPYSPHREHPVAGDNIGVTITDRRSGGRLFYAPGLGAITPPVFDAMAGADAVMVDGTFWRDDEMPRLGVSSKRAREIGHLPQAGEGGMIEWLARLPASTARRMLIHINNTNPILDEDSAEHAALRHAGIEVCEDGMTIQL from the coding sequence ATGCGCATTACCGTCCTGGGCTCGGCCGCCGGCGGCGGCTTTCCGCAGTGGAACTGCAACTGTCCGAACTGCGCCGGTGTGCGCGCGGGCCGCATCCGTGCGAAGCCGCGCACGCAGTCGTCGATCTTCGTGCGGCCCGATGACGGCGTGGACGGGGTGCTCTTCAACGCCTCGCCCGACATCCTGGAGCAGATCCGCGCCAGCCCGGTGCTGCAGCCCGCGCGTGCGCTGCGCGACACCGCGATCGCGGGCGTGGTGCTGATCGACGGGCAGGTCGACCACGCCACCGGCCTCTTCATGCTGCGCGAACGCGGCTCGCTGCTGCCGCTGTGGTGCACCGATCCGGTGGCCGAGGACCTGAGCCGCGGCAACCCGGTGCTCGGCGTGCTGTCGCACTACTGCGGCGTGGCGCGCCATGCGGTGCCGCTCGACGGCGGCAGCTTCGAGGTGCCCGGCGTGCCCGACCTGGAATTTCGCGCGCTGGCGCTCACGGGCAAGGCCGCGCCGTACTCGCCGCACCGCGAGCATCCGGTGGCGGGCGACAACATCGGCGTGACCATCACCGACCGCCGCAGCGGCGGCCGCCTGTTCTACGCCCCGGGCCTGGGCGCGATCACGCCGCCGGTGTTCGATGCGATGGCAGGCGCCGACGCGGTGATGGTCGACGGCACCTTCTGGCGCGACGACGAGATGCCGCGCCTCGGCGTGAGCAGCAAGCGCGCGCGCGAGATCGGCCACCTGCCGCAGGCGGGCGAGGGCGGGATGATCGAATGGCTCGCGCGCCTGCCCGCGAGCACCGCGCGGCGCATGCTGATCCACATCAACAACACCAATCCCATCCTCGACGAAGACTCCGCCGAGCACGCGGCGCTGCGGCACGCGGGCATCGAGGTCTGCGAGGACGGCATGACGATCCAGCTTTGA
- the pqqC gene encoding pyrroloquinoline-quinone synthase PqqC — protein sequence MHADRIQQPRRPDAAAPAWGRAEFEAKLRERGRSYHIHHPFNVMLNSGRATPEQIRGWVANRFYYQIAIPIKDAAVLSNCPDPAVRRGWVQRILDHDGFELGGVRDAGGIEAWLRLAEAVGLSRDEVHDLRHVVPAVRFAVDAYVNFARRAPWQEAVCSSLTELFAPEIHKQRLSTWPAHYPWIEPEGLGYFRGRVSQARRDVEQGLAITLDHFDTRALQERALEVLQFKLDILWAMNDAMATRYGVSAA from the coding sequence ATGCACGCCGACCGCATCCAGCAACCCCGCCGCCCCGACGCCGCTGCGCCCGCATGGGGCCGCGCGGAGTTCGAGGCCAAGCTGCGCGAGCGCGGCCGCAGCTACCACATCCACCATCCGTTCAACGTGATGCTCAACAGCGGCCGGGCCACGCCCGAGCAGATCCGCGGCTGGGTGGCCAACCGCTTCTACTACCAGATCGCGATCCCGATCAAGGATGCGGCCGTGCTCTCGAACTGCCCGGACCCGGCGGTGCGCCGCGGCTGGGTGCAGCGCATCCTCGACCATGACGGCTTCGAGCTCGGCGGCGTCCGGGACGCGGGCGGCATCGAGGCCTGGCTGCGGCTCGCCGAGGCCGTGGGCCTCTCGCGCGACGAAGTGCACGACCTGCGCCACGTGGTCCCGGCGGTGCGCTTTGCCGTGGACGCCTACGTGAACTTCGCGCGCCGCGCGCCGTGGCAGGAGGCGGTGTGCTCGTCGCTGACCGAGCTCTTCGCGCCCGAGATCCACAAGCAGCGCCTGTCGACATGGCCCGCGCACTACCCGTGGATCGAACCCGAGGGCCTGGGCTATTTCCGCGGCCGCGTGAGCCAGGCGCGGCGCGACGTGGAACAGGGCCTCGCGATCACGCTCGACCATTTCGACACCCGCGCCCTGCAGGAGCGCGCCCTCGAGGTGCTGCAGTTCAAGCTCGACATCCTCTGGGCCATGAACGACGCGATGGCGACGCGCTACGGCGTGAGCGCGGCATGA
- the pqqD gene encoding pyrroloquinoline quinone biosynthesis peptide chaperone PqqD: MTAALTPDSRPRIGPGFRLQWEPAQDCHVLLYPEGMVKLNGSAGEIMKRCDGQRSLAAIVAELESAFDTTGLEPQVRGFVEMAAQQNWLRWDRA; encoded by the coding sequence ATGACGGCGGCCCTGACCCCCGACAGCCGCCCGCGCATCGGCCCGGGCTTCCGCCTGCAGTGGGAGCCGGCGCAGGACTGCCATGTGCTGCTCTATCCCGAGGGCATGGTCAAGCTCAACGGCAGCGCCGGCGAGATCATGAAGCGCTGCGACGGCCAGCGCAGCCTCGCGGCCATCGTGGCCGAGCTGGAAAGCGCCTTCGACACCACCGGCCTCGAACCGCAGGTGCGCGGCTTCGTCGAAATGGCCGCGCAGCAGAACTGGCTGCGCTGGGACCGGGCATGA
- the pqqE gene encoding pyrroloquinoline quinone biosynthesis protein PqqE, whose amino-acid sequence MSANAPPRPGPPLWLLAELTYRCPLHCVFCFNPLDFATQEKELGTEDWLRVLREGRELGAVQLGLSGGEPLLRDDLEIIVAEAHRLGYYTNLLTSGVGLTAARAAALRQAGLDHVQLSFQDSTREMNDFLSHTKTFALKSRVAKIIKDQGWPMVLNVVIHRMNIDHVDRIIAMAHEMGAEYLELANTQYYAWAFLNRDQLLPTHAQLRQAEQVTDGWRARLGERMRIFFVAPDYHEGKAKKCVNGWGSMFLTVAPDGTALPCHTARMLPGLEFTNVKDHGLREIWFDSEGFNRYRGTGWMKEPCASCEQREQDLGGCRCQAWLLAQDPAAADPVCVKSPAHHRVAEAVERAAARGAADAPVVHPLVFRDPANSRRLSASATPRD is encoded by the coding sequence GTGAGCGCGAACGCGCCGCCGCGGCCCGGTCCGCCGCTCTGGCTGCTGGCCGAGCTGACCTACCGCTGTCCGCTGCATTGCGTGTTCTGCTTCAACCCGCTGGACTTCGCCACGCAGGAGAAGGAGCTCGGCACCGAAGACTGGCTGCGCGTGCTGCGCGAGGGCCGCGAACTCGGCGCGGTGCAGCTCGGCCTCTCGGGCGGCGAGCCGCTGCTGCGCGACGACCTCGAAATCATCGTCGCCGAGGCGCACCGGCTGGGCTACTACACCAACCTGCTGACCTCGGGCGTCGGCCTCACGGCGGCGCGCGCCGCGGCGCTCCGCCAGGCCGGGCTCGACCACGTGCAGCTCTCGTTCCAGGATTCCACGCGCGAGATGAACGACTTCCTCTCGCACACGAAGACCTTCGCCCTCAAGAGCCGGGTCGCGAAGATCATCAAGGACCAGGGCTGGCCGATGGTGCTGAACGTGGTGATCCACCGCATGAACATCGACCACGTCGACCGCATCATCGCCATGGCGCACGAGATGGGCGCCGAGTACCTGGAGCTTGCCAACACCCAGTACTACGCCTGGGCCTTCCTGAACCGCGACCAGCTGCTGCCCACGCACGCGCAGCTGCGGCAGGCGGAGCAGGTGACCGACGGCTGGCGCGCGCGGCTCGGCGAGCGCATGCGCATCTTCTTCGTCGCGCCCGACTACCACGAAGGCAAGGCCAAGAAATGCGTGAACGGCTGGGGCAGCATGTTCCTGACCGTGGCGCCCGACGGCACCGCGCTGCCTTGCCACACCGCGCGCATGCTGCCGGGGCTCGAATTCACGAACGTGAAGGACCACGGCCTGCGCGAGATCTGGTTCGATTCGGAAGGCTTCAACCGCTACCGCGGCACGGGCTGGATGAAGGAGCCGTGCGCGAGCTGCGAGCAGCGCGAGCAGGACCTCGGCGGCTGCCGCTGCCAGGCGTGGCTGCTGGCGCAGGACCCGGCGGCGGCCGACCCGGTGTGCGTGAAGAGCCCCGCGCACCACCGCGTGGCCGAGGCCGTGGAACGAGCGGCCGCGCGCGGCGCCGCGGACGCGCCCGTGGTGCATCCGCTGGTGTTCCGCGATCCGGCCAATTCGCGCCGGCTCAGTGCATCCGCCACGCCGCGCGACTGA
- a CDS encoding formate dehydrogenase subunit delta codes for MHIDHLIRMVNQIGSFFEAMPDRDEALRDLALHLQRFWEPRMRRELLAHLDAAGTDALNPVSAEAIRVHRAMLA; via the coding sequence ATGCACATCGATCACCTGATCCGCATGGTCAACCAGATCGGCAGCTTCTTCGAGGCCATGCCGGACCGCGACGAGGCGCTGCGCGACCTTGCGCTGCACCTGCAGCGCTTCTGGGAGCCGCGCATGCGCCGCGAACTGCTCGCACACCTCGACGCGGCGGGCACGGACGCATTGAATCCGGTGTCGGCCGAGGCCATCCGGGTGCACCGCGCGATGCTCGCGTAG
- the fdhD gene encoding formate dehydrogenase accessory sulfurtransferase FdhD, producing MNLADLPPRPGGAELLPVRGLRARLPFDHRDWVAEEVPVALEFNGIAHAVMLATPLDLADFALGFSLAEGILAHRGELYGIDEEYGADGITLRMEVASAAFARLKDRRRSMAGRTGCGLCGAESLAHVTRTLAPLPAPAEHMRLAPEAVARGMRELAAAQVLQKITGAVHAAAWCSADGELRLMREDVGRHNALDKLVGALAKAEALDPASGFVAVTSRASFEMVQKTVAAGVPLLAAVSASTSMAAAVAQAAGLTLAGFVRGDDLVVYTHPGRLRGLPAQPAF from the coding sequence ATGAACCTCGCCGACCTGCCGCCGCGCCCGGGCGGCGCCGAGCTGCTGCCGGTGCGCGGCCTGCGCGCGCGCCTGCCCTTCGACCACCGCGACTGGGTGGCCGAGGAAGTGCCGGTGGCGCTCGAATTCAACGGCATCGCGCATGCGGTGATGCTCGCGACGCCGCTCGACCTGGCCGACTTCGCGCTCGGCTTCTCGCTCGCCGAGGGCATCCTCGCGCACCGCGGCGAGCTCTACGGCATCGACGAGGAGTACGGGGCCGACGGCATCACGCTGAGGATGGAGGTCGCCAGCGCCGCCTTCGCGCGCCTCAAGGACCGGCGCCGCAGCATGGCCGGGCGCACGGGCTGCGGCCTCTGCGGCGCCGAGAGCCTGGCGCACGTGACGCGCACGCTGGCGCCGCTGCCCGCGCCCGCCGAGCACATGCGGCTCGCGCCCGAGGCGGTCGCGCGCGGCATGCGCGAGCTCGCCGCCGCCCAGGTGCTGCAGAAGATCACCGGCGCCGTGCATGCCGCCGCCTGGTGCAGCGCCGACGGCGAGCTGCGCCTGATGCGCGAGGACGTGGGCCGCCACAACGCGCTCGACAAGCTCGTGGGTGCGCTCGCGAAGGCCGAAGCGCTCGATCCCGCCTCGGGCTTCGTCGCGGTCACGAGCCGCGCGAGCTTCGAGATGGTGCAGAAGACGGTCGCGGCCGGCGTGCCGCTGCTGGCCGCGGTGTCGGCCTCCACCTCCATGGCCGCCGCGGTGGCGCAGGCCGCGGGCCTCACGCTCGCGGGCTTCGTGCGCGGCGACGATCTCGTGGTCTACACCCACCCGGGCCGGCTGCGCGGCCTGCCCGCCCAGCCTGCGTTCTGA